GCGGATCGCCTGGATCTCACCGAGGTGCCGCCCGACCCGTTCGGCCGTGGCCACCTGCATCTCGTGACGCGCACCCAGCAGGTCCTCGAGGACCTGTTCGTCGGAATGGGGTTCACGGTGAGCGAGGGCCCCCACGTCGAGACCGACTGGTACAACTTCGAGGCGCTCAACTTCCCGCCCGGACACCCGGCGCGCAGCATGCACGACACGCTGTTCCTCGACTGGGGTGCCCCGGAGTCCACGCTGTTGCGCACCCACACCTCGCCCGTCCAGATCCGGGTGATGGAGTCGCAGCCGCCGCCCATCTACACGGTGATACCCGGCAAGTCCCACCGGCGCGACACCCCCGATGCGCGCCACCTGCCCGGCTTCAGCCAGATCGAGGGGCTGGTCGTCGACCGCGACATCACGTTCGGCGACCTGGCCGGCACCATCGAGCTGTTCACCGGCGAATACTTCGGCCCCGGCCGCCACTCCCGCCTCCGGCCCGGCTTCTTCCCGTTCACCGAGCCATCCGCCGAGTTTGAGGTCACCTGCCACGTCTGCGGGGGCAGCGGGTGCCGCACGTGCTCGCACACCGGCTGGATCGAGCTGGGGGGCTGCGGCATGGTCGATCCCAACGTCTTCGCCGCGGTCGGCATCGATGCCGAGGAGTGGTCGGGCTTCGCCTTCGGCTTCGGCATCGACCGCCTCGCCCAGATGAAGTACGGGCTGGAGGACATGCGTGTCTTCCTCGACAACGACATCCGCTTCCTGTCCCAGTTTTAGGATCGACTCATGCTCGTCCCCCTCTCGTGGCTCCGCGATTTCGCGCCCGACCTGGGCGACGATGCCCGCGCGCTGACCGACACGTTCAACGAGCTCGGCCTCGTGGTGGACGGAGTCGAGACGGTGGGGAAGGGCCTCGACGACGTGGTGGTGGCCAGGGTGTTGGAAGTCGGCCCGATCGCGGGGGCCGACTACATCCAGCGCGTCGCCCTCGACGCGGGTCCGGGCGACGTCGTGGAGGTCGTGTGCGGGGCGCGCAACTTCGGGGCCGGCGATCTCGTCGCGCTGGCGCGCGTCGGCGCGGTGTTGCCGGGCGACGTCGAGATCACGCGGCGCAAGCTGAAGGGCGTCGAGTCGAACGGGATGATCTGCTCGGCGCGTGAGCTCCATCTCGGTCACGACGCCGAGGGGATCATGGTGCTCGCGACGGGCACACCGGGTCAGACCCTCGCCGAGGCGCTCGGCCTCACCCCCGACGTCGTGTTCGACCTCGACATCGAGACCAATCGTCCCGATGCCCTGTGCATGGCGGGTGTGGCACGCGACGTCGCAGCCAAGCTCCGTCTCCCGTTCGTCCTGCCCGACCCGTCACCACCCGGACCGGGCACCGAGGTCAACATCGAGATCGAGAGCCCCGAGCTGTGCCCACGCTTCTCGGCCACGGTGCTCGGCGGGGTGAAGGTGACGGCGTCGTCGCGAATGGTGCAGCGGCGGCTCACGGTCGCGGGCATGCGACCGATCAACAATGTCGTCGATGCGTCGAACTACGTGATGCTCGAGCTGGGCCAGCCGACGCACCCCTACGACCTGGCGCGCCTGCCGGGCGGGGGACTCCGCGTGCGCGCCGCCCGCCCGGGCGAGCGGCTGGTGACGCTCGACGGCGTGGAGCGTGTCCTGGGCGAGGGCCCGTCGCCCGACTGCCTGATTTGCGACGCCGAATCCACGCCGGTCGGAATCGCGGGGATCATGGGCGGTGCTTCGTCGGAGATCGCCACCGACACGACGACCGTCTTGCTCGAGGCCGCCTACTTCACGCCCATGGCGATCGCGCGCACGGCCAAGCGAGTCGGCGTGCGGAGCGAGGCCTCGGTGCGGTTCGAGCGGGGGTGCGACCCCGAGAGCGTCGACCGCGCGATCGCCCGCTTCTGCGAGCTGCTGCCCGACGCCGCCGTGCAGGCGGGCCCGTTCGTGGTCGACGCCCCGAGGTACCTGCCGACGCCCCGCCGGGTCGAGGTGCGCACCGCCCGCGTGAACGCGATCCTCGGTACGCAGCTGAGCGACGCGCAGGTTCGCAGCTACCTCACCCCCATCGGCTTCCGCACCGAGCCGGTGGGCGACGGCCTGAACGAGGTCGAGATCCCGACGTTCCGGCCCGACTCCGAGCGCGAGATCGACGTCATCGAGGAGGTGGCCCGCCACCACGGCTACGCCAACATCGAACGCACGGTGCCGCCGAGCCCCCTCGTCGGGAACCTCACGCCTTACCAGCGCGAGCGGCGCCTCGTGCGCGACATCCTCCTCGGCGCCGGGTGCACGGAGGCGTTCGGTCTGTCGCTCCTCGCGCCGGGCGACCTCGAGCGCGCCGGTCTGGACGACCGCCCGCTCGTGCTGACGAACCCGCTCGTGCGCGAGGAGTCGGTGCTGCGCACGTCGATGTTGCCGGGGATGCTCCGGGCGGTCACGTTCAACCACTCCCACCAGCGCCACGACCTCCGGCTGTTCGAGATCGGGAACGTGTACCCGAGGCCCGAGTCGCCCGAGCAGCCGCTGCCCGACGAGCGCGAGCGTCTGGCGGTCGTGCTCACCGGTCTCGGTGGCGACGCGGTGGGAGCCGCGCGCGTGTGGAGTGTCCTTGCCGGCGCGCTCCGGCTCGACGGCGTCCGGCTCGATGCGGGGCGTGTTGCCGGCCTGCACCCCACGCGCACGGCGCGGCTGCTCGACCGCAACGGCGAGGAGCTGGGCGTGGTCGGTGAGGTCGACCCCGACGTGCTGCAGGCCCACGCGATCGCCGGACGCGTCGGGTGGATCGAGTGCGATCTCGGCCGCTTGCTCGCCACCGCCCGCCGGAGCGACCAGGCGCGACCCGTCAGCCGCTTTCCGTCGAACGACATCGACCTGGCCTTCGAGGTCGAGGAGTCGACGCCCGCGGCCGCGGTGGAGGCGACCCTCCGCGAAGCGGGCGGGCCCCTGCTCGACGACCTCCGGCTCTTCGACGTCTACCGCGGCCCAGGGCTCGCCGAGGGCAGGCGGAGCCTCGCCTACCGCCTCAGCTTCTGCGCCCTCGACCGCACGCTCACGGACGACGAGGTGGCCGAGGCGCGTCGCCGGTGCATCGACGCGGTCGAGGCCACCCATCCCGCGCGCCTCCGGGGGTGAGCGGGCCCTTGCGCCGGCACTGTCCTGCATGATTATGCGCAACCACGTATAGTCGGGGGATGCACCGGACCGGCATCGTGGGTGCCTCGGGCTATACGGGGGCCGAGCTGCTGCGGCTCCTGGCCGCCCATCCCGAGCTGGACGTGGCGTGGGCCACAGGCGACACCCAGGCGGGCAACCGGGTGGCGGCGGTGTACCCGAGCCTTTCGGCCGCCTATCCGTCGCTCACGTTCGGCCGCTACGACGCGAGCGCGGCCGACGGCCTCGACCTCGTCTTCTGCGGCCTGCCCCACGGTGAATCGCAGCAGCTCATGCCCGAGCTGCGCAAGCGAGTCGGCCGGGTCGTCGACCTGGCCGCCGACTTCCGCTTGCGCGACCCGGCCGTGTACCGCCAGTGGTACGGCGAGGCCCACCAGTGCCCCGACCTGATCGCGGACTTCGCCTACGGACTGCCCGAGCTGTTCCGGCCCGAGATCGCGGCCGCCGATGCCGTGGCCGCGGCAGGGTGCTACCCGACCGCAGCTGCGCTCGCGCTGGCGCCGTTGGTGGCGGCAGGCACGATCGACCCTGGCGGGGTGGTCGTCGACGCGGCCAGCGGGGTGTCGGGCGCCGGCCGGAGCCTGAAGCAGACGACGCACTTCGGCACGGCCAACGAGGACTTCACGGCCTACGGGTTGCTCGACCACCGGCACACGCCCGAGATCGAGCAGGCGAGCCGGGCGTCGGTGCTCTTCACCCCGCACCTGGCTCCGATGACCCGCGGCATCCTGGCCACGTGTTACGCGCGTCCGCGCGGCGCGACGTCGACGGCGTCTCTGCTCGAGCTGCTCCACGCGCGTTACGACGCGGAGCCGTTCGTGGTCGTGTCCGAGGAACCGCCGTCGACCAAGGCGACGTGGGGATCGAACACCGCGCACCTCACGGCCCGCTTCGACGCGCGCACGGGCTGGGTCGTCGTGCTCTGCGCCATCGACAACCTGGTCAAGGGTGCGAGCGGGCAGGCGATCCAGTGCGCCAACCTGCTCCTCGGGCTCGACGAGACGGCCGGGCTCCCGACCGTGGGGGTGTACCCGTGAGGGGTCGCGGGTTCGCGGGTCCCGCTTCCGCCGGCGGGCGGGTCCTGTCCCTCAGGGTCCCTCCCGTCCGGGATCCTCCCCCTCGGGGCCCCTCCCCGACGGGGCCCTCCCTACGGGCCACCCGCCCACCGGCTCGGTTGCCGGTTCGGCCGGTGGTGTTCTCGTGAGCGTCACTGCTGCTGCCGGGTTCGTCGCCGCGGGGGTGCATTGCGGGATCAAGGCCGGGGGGGTGCCCGACCTGGCGCTCGTGGCGACCGACGACGCATCGCCCGTGAGCGCGGCGGCGGTGTTCACCTCGAACCTGGCCACGGCCGCGCCGGTGTTGGTCAGTCGCGCCCACCTGGGTGCGACGTGGGGGCGGGCCGCTGCGGTGGTGCTCAACAGCGGCAACGCCAATGCCGCCACCGGCAAGCCGGGCCACGACGACGCGGAGCGCATGTGCGCGCTCGTCGCGGGTGAGCTCGGCTGCGCCGTCGAAGAGGTGTTGGTCTGCTCGACGGGACTCATCGGCATCCCGTTGCCGATGACCGCGATCGAAAATGGGGTGAAACCTCTCGTGCGCGGTCGGTCGCCCGACGGTGGAGGCGACGCGGCCGAAGCCATCCGCACCACCGACACCCACCGCAAGGAGGTGGTGGTGCGGGGTCACGGCTTCACGGTGGGCGGTATGGCGAAGGGCGCGGCGATGCTCGCGCCCGACATGGCGACGATGCTCGCGGTGCTCACGACCGACGCGGCGTGCGATCCGTCGACGCTGCGCGCCGCGCTCGTCGACGCGATGGACGAGTCCTTCAACTCGCTCTCGGTCGACGGGTGCACGTCGACCAACGACACCGTCATCATCCTGGCCGGGGGGCGGGCCGGTCCCGCGAGCGCGGACTCGCTGCGCGACGCGGTGGCTCGCGCCTGTCGCGACCTTGCCGAGCAGATGGCAGGTGACGCGGAGGGCGCCACCAGGGTGGTACGCGTGCGGGTCAAGGGGGCGCAGTCGGTCGACGACGCGCGACGCGCGGCGCGCAAGGTGGCCGAGAGCCAGCTCGTGAAGTGCTCGCTGTTCGGCGCCGACCCCTACTGGGGCCGGGTCATGAGCGAGCTGGGCAGCGCGGGGGTGGGCTTCGATCCCGAGCGGGCGTCGGTCGCGTACGGCGACACGGTGGTGGCGAGCGACGGCGTGGCCGTCGACCACGACGCCGCCTCGGTCCGCGGGCATCTCGCCGGCCGCCACGTCGAGATCGTCGCCCACCTCGGCATGGGCGATGCGGAGGCCAGCATGCTCACCAACGACCTCACGCCGGCGTACATCGACGAGAACATGAGGACCTCATGAGGTTCCCGAGACGCCGGACGGCTCGGGTCACCCGGGAACGCCCCCGGACGGGTCCTGTCCCTCAGGGTCCCTCCCGTCCGCGATCTTCCCCTTCGGGGCCCCTCCCGGACGGGGCCCTCCCTACGGGCCACCCGTCCTCGCGCGGGCCTTCGGCTGCTCGTCCGGCGTCCCACCCATTCGCGCAGCTGAAAGGAACCGGCCTTCGGCCGGTGCTCTGCTTGTGAATGCGTCGGGGAAGGCGCATGTGTTGGCGGAGGCGTTGCCGTACATCCGGCGGTTCTGGGACAAGGTCGTGGTCGTCAAGTACGGCGGTGCGGCCATGGACGATCCCGCGCAGGCGGTGCTGTTCGCGCAGGACATCGTGCTCATGCGCTCGGTCGGCATGCGACCGGTCGTCGTGCACGGTGGCGGGCCTCAGATCGGTCAGCTCATGGCGCGGCTCGGCAAGGAGCCCGAGTTTCGCGATGGTCTGCGCGTCACCGACGCGGACACACTCGACATCGCCCGCATGGTGCTGGTGGGCAAGGTGAACCGCGACATCGTGTCTGCCATCAACGTGCACGACCCCTTGGCCGTCGGGATGTCGGGCGAGGACGCGGGCCTCATCACGGCCACCGCGCGCTCGCCCGAGCTCGGCTTCGTGGGCGACGTCGACACCGTAAACGCATCCATCCTCGAGCGCGTGCTCGCCCAGGGCCTCATCCCCGTGGTCGCCACCATCGGCAGCGACGTCGGTGGCCAGGCGTACAACATCAACGCCGACACGGCGGCCGGCGCGGTGGCTGAAGCGCTCGGCGCGGAGAAGCTCGTGTACCTCACCAACGTCGAGGGCCTGCGCAGGGACGCCGACGACCCCGCCACCCTCGTCTCGTCGATCGCGGTCGACGAGCTGGAGGCCATGATCGACTCGGGCGCGCTCGAAGGCGGGATGATCCCGAAGGTCACATCGTGCGTGCGGGCCGTGCGCAAGGGCGTGGGCCACGCCCACATCCTCGACGGGCGGATGCCGCACGCCCTGCTGCTCGAGATCTTCACGCCCGAAGGCGTCGGCACCATGGTGAGCCCGTGAGCTCCAGCCCGCTGATGCCCACGTACCCGGAGCCGCCGGTGACGTTCGTGCGCGGTGAAGGCGCGCGTCTGTGGGACGCCGACGGCAAGTGCTACCTCGACTTCCTGGGGGGACTGGCCGTCACGTCGCTCGGCCACGCCCACCCCGAGGTGGCCGACGCGCTGTGCGACCAGGCCCGCACCCTGCTGCACGTGTCGAACCTGTTCGGCACCACCGTCGGACCCGAGGTGGCGGCCACTCTCGACCGCCTCGTCGGGGGACCCTCCGGGCGCGTGTTCTTCTGCAACTCGGGGGCCGAGGCCAACGAATGCGCCATCAAGCTGGCGCGCAAGTGGGCCGGACCAGGTCGCTACGCGGTCGTCAGCGCCTACGGGTCGTTCCACGGGCGCACGCTCGCCACGCTGCACGCGACCGGCCAGCCCCAGAAGCACGAGCCCTTCCAACCCCTGCCGGAAGGCTTCCGCCATGTCGCGTGGGACGACCTCGACGCGCTGGACGCCAGCCTCGACGCGTCGGTCGTCGCCGCGGTGCTGCTCGAGCCGGTGCAGGGGGAGGGCGGGGTGAACCCCGCCACGCCGGCGTACTTCCAGGGCGTGCGGCGCCTGTGCGACGAGCGCGGGTGCCTCCTCATCGTCGACGAGGTGCAGACGGGTCTCGGGCGCACGGGAAAGTGGTTCGGCTTCCAGCACCTCGGCGTCGAACCCGACGTCGTCACCATGGCGAAGGCGCTCGGCAACGGCGTGCCCATCGGTGCGTGCTGGGCGCGCGACGACGTGGCCGCCGCCTTCGTGCCCGGCGACCACGCCACGACCTTCGGCGGGCAGCCGCTCGCGACCTCGGCGGCGCGCGCGGTGCTCGAGGTGATGCAGCGCGAGGACGTGCGGGCGCGTGCGACTGCGGCAGGTGCGCGGCTCACAAAGGGGCTCGACTCGATCGCGGCCATCGCCCGCGTGCGCGGGCTCGGTCTGCTGGTGGCCGCCGAGCTGCGCGACCGCCCGAGTCGCGACGCGGTGGCGGCTGCCCTCGACGCCGGCCTCGTGGTGAACGCGGTGACCGAGTCGGCGGTGCGGCTGGCCCCGTCGCTTCTCGTCACCGACGACGAGGTCGACGAAGCCGTCTCCATCCTGACGGCGGTCCTCGCGTGAGGCACTTCCTCGACGTCGACGACCTCTCGGCCGAGGAGCTGATGGCCGTGCTCGACCGCGCCGAGCAACCGTCGCCGCCACCGGTGCTGGCCGGACTCGGTGCGGCCCTGTTGTTCGAGAAGCCGTCCAACCGCACCCGCAACTCGATGGAGATGGCCGTGGTGCAACTGGGTGGCCATCCCATCAGCATGCGCGGCGACGAGTTGGGCTTCGACAGCCGCGAGAGCGTGGAGGACGTGGCGCGCACCTTGTCGTGCTACCACGCGGTCATCGCGGCGCGGGTCTTCGAGCACAGCAAGGTGCTGCGATTGGCCACCGCGGCGACGGTGCCGGTCGTGAACCTGCTCTCTGACGACGCCCATCCATGCCAGTCCCTGGCCGACCTGTTGACCATCCGGCAGCGCTTCGGATCGCTCGCGGGCCTGACCGTGGCGTGGGTGGGCGACGGCAACAACGTGTGCCGCTCGTTGGTGCTGGCGGCCGACCGGGCCGGGATGGAGATGCGCGTGGCCACGCCTTCGGGCTACGAGCCCGGCGTGCCGGCCCACGTCACCGACGACCCGGTCGAGGCGGTGAAGGAGGCGAACGTCGTCTGCACCGACGTGTGGGCGTCGATGGGGCGCGAGGACGAGGCGGTGGCCCGCCGGCGCGCGTTCGCGGGGTTCACGGTGACCCCGCAGCTCATGCAGCAGGCCCGGCCGGACGCGATCTTCCTGCACTGCCTCCCTGCCCACCGGGGTGAAGAGGTGGCCGCCGAGGTGATCGACGGGCCGCAGAGCGCGGTGTGGCAGCAGGCGCGGAACCGCCTGCACGCGCAGCGCGGTCTGCTCCTGTGGCTCCTGGAGCACGCTTGAGGCTGGCGAAGCCGCAACGCCAGCACCGGCTGGCCCGCCTGCTGGAGAACCACGCCGTGTCCAGCCAGGCGCAGGCGGTCGAGCTGCTCGCAGCCGACGGCGTGCTCGCCACACAGGCAACCGTCTCGCGTGACCTCGACGAGCTGGGCGCGGTCAAGGTGCGGGTGCCGGGCGGCGACACCGTCTACGCCATCCCCGAGCACGCGAAGGAGCGGATCGCCCCCGAGGACCATCTCAAGCGGGTGTTCGGCGACTGGGTGGTGGAGGTGGCGCACTCCGCCAACCTGGTGATCCTGCGCACACCGCCCGGGTCGGCCCATGTCGTCGCCAGCGCGATCGACCGTGCGGGACTGGCCGACGTCCTGGGTACGGTGGCGGGCGACGACACGCTGATGGTCGTGGTGTCGGAGCGGGCAGGCGGCGCCAAGGTTGCCCGGCGCTTGAGCGCGCTCGCGGGTCTCTGAACGATGAGGAAGGTGGGACTTTGAAGCGGGTGGTGCTGGCGTACAGCGGTGGCCTCGACACGTCGGTCGCGGTGCGCTGGCTGGGGGAGGAGCTCGGGGTGGAGGTGATCGCGCTGGCCGCCGACGTGGGCCAGGGAGGCGACTTCGACGAGATCCGCCGTCGGGCGCTCGCGGCGGGCGCGGTCGAGGCTGTCGTCGTCGACTGTCGCGAGGAGTTCGCGCGCGATTTCGTGGCACCCGCCCTCAAGGCGAACGCGAAGTACGAGGGCAAGTACCCGTTGGTGTCCGCGCTCTCGCGTCCGCTGATCGCCAAGCACATGGTCGCGGCGGCACGCGAGCACGGTGCCGATGCCGTCGCTCACGGGTGCACGGGCAAGGGCAACGACCAGGTGCGCTTCGAGGTGTCGACGCGCGCGCTCGCGCCCGACCTCGACGTGGTGGCGCCGGTGCGCGGCTGGGGCCTCACCCGCGAGCAGTCGATCGAGTACGCCGAGCGCTTCGACATCCCGATCACGGTCACGAAGGCGAGCCCGTACTCCATCGACCAGAACCTCTGGGGCCGCACCATCGAGTGCGGCATCCTCGAGGATCCGTGGGAGCAGCCGCCGGAGGAGGTCTACGAGCTCACGACTCCGACGGCCACCGAGCCCACCGAGCTCGTCCTGCGCTTCGAGCAGGGCGTGCCCGTGGCGATCGACGGCCGCGTTCTGCCGCTTCACGAGCTGGTCGACGAGGTGACACGCGTGGTGGGGTCGTACGGTTGGGGGAGGATCGACATGGTCGAGAACCGGCGGGTGGGCATCAAGAGCCGAGAGGTCTACGAGTGCCCCGGTGCGCTCGCGCTCCTGATGGCGCACGCCGATCTCGAGGACATCACCCTCGAACGTGACCTGGCCCACGAGAAGGCGCGCCTCGAGCCGCGCTACGCCGACCTCGTGTACGACGGTCTCTGGTTCTCGCCGCTGAAGCAGGCGCTCGACGCGTTCGTCGACGAGAGCCAGCGCTTCGTCACCGGCGAGGTGCGGCTTCGCTGCGAGGTGCCCGGTCGCTGCCTCGCAGTGGGGCGGCGGAGCGAGGTGGGGCTCTACGACTACGGGCTGGCGACCTACGAGGCCGCCGACCGCTTCCGCCACGACCACTCCGAGGGCTTCGTGCGGCTCTGGGGTCTCGGCGTCGAGACCTGGGCGGCGCGCCAGGCCCTGAGCGGCGAGCCCCGCCGGCGCGACGAACGCCAATGACGCTGTGGCAGGGCCGGTTCGGTGCCGAGCCGGCCGAGGAGCTCATCGCCTTCACCTCGAGCCTCGGCTTCGACCTCCGACTCGCACCCGACGACCTCGCCGGGTCGCGCGCCCACGTGCGCGGGCTCGAGCGCGCCGGGGTGATGACCCACGACGAGGTCGGCATCGTGCTGACCGCGCTCGACCGCGTCGAGGAGGAGCTCGCCCAGGGCACCTTCAAGTTCGGTCCCGGTGACGAGGACGTGCATACCGCGATCGAGCGGCGGGTCACGGAGCTGGCGGGTCCGGCCGGGGCCAAGCTCCACACCGGACGCAGCCGCAACGACCAGGTCGCCACCGACGTGCGGCTGTTCGCCAAGCGCGCCCTGCTCGAGGTCGCCGGCAGGGTCGTCGAGCTGCAGCAGGTCCTGCACGATCGGGCCAAGGCGGCGATGGCCGCCGACATCCAGCTGCCGGGCTACACGCACATGCAACGGGCCCAGCCGGTGCCGCTCGCCCATCATCTGCTCGCCCACGCGTGGGCGCTGTCGCGCGACGTCGACCGCTTGCTCGACACTCGGCGCCGCCTCGACGTGTCGCCGCTCGGCGCGGGCGCGCTCGCAGGCTCGTCGCTGGCGCTCGACCCCGACGGTGTGGCGGCCGACCTCGGCTTCGCCCGCCGGTTCGAGAACTCCATCGACGCGGTGAGCGATCGCGACTTCGTCGCGGAGGCGCTCTTCGACCTCGCCCTGCTCGGCGTGCACCTCAGTCGCATCGGCGAGGAGGTCGTGCTGTGGTCGACCGAGGAGTTCGGCTTCCTCCATCTGGCCGACGCCTACGCCACCGGTTCTTCGATGCTGCCGCAGAAGAAGAACCCCGACGTGGCCGAGTTGGCGAGGGGAAAGGCGGGCCGCCTCGTGGGTCATCTCACGGCCGTCCTCACCACCCTCAAGGGTTTGCCGCTCGCGTACAACCGCGACCTGCAGGAGGACAAGGAGCCGCTCTTCGACGCGGTCGACCAGGTGGTCCTTGCCCTGGCCGCGCTCGGGGGACTGCTGGCCACGGCCACCTTCGACGCCGACCGCATGGGCGCGGCCGCCGAGCGGCCCGAGGCGGCGGCCGTCGACCTGGCCGACCACCTCGTGGGGAAGGGTACGCCCTTCCGCGACGCCCACGCGCTGGTGGGCGCCCTCGTGCGCGACGCGCTCGAACGTCACGTGCCGCTGACCGAGCTGGTGGAGGCGCACCCCGCCTTCGACGACGAGGCCGTGCGCCTGTTGGAGCCGGGCGTCGCCGTCAGCCGACGTCGCACGCCGGGCGGTGCAGGGCCCGCGGCCGTGGCCGAGCAGATGAAGCAGTTTCGTGATCACCTGGCGCGCGATCGAGCGCGTCTCGACGCGGCAGACGGTTGACGGCCGCGCGCCCGCCGCGCGCGTTCTACCGGCGCGACCCGCGCGCGGTGGCTCCCGAACTGCTTAACAAGGTGCTCGTGCGCGGGCGGCGGACGGGGCGCATCGTCGAGGTCGAGGCGTACTGCGGCCCGATCGACCCCGGCAGTCACGCGTACCGGGGTCGCACGA
The DNA window shown above is from Actinomycetota bacterium and carries:
- the pheS gene encoding phenylalanine--tRNA ligase subunit alpha; translated protein: MTFDEVVAEIEAIRAQAPDLPEQEVVGKRGRLARLHRQLGGLEPDRRREAGRRLNEARDELERWFAESRAAHGALEREAQLAADRLDLTEVPPDPFGRGHLHLVTRTQQVLEDLFVGMGFTVSEGPHVETDWYNFEALNFPPGHPARSMHDTLFLDWGAPESTLLRTHTSPVQIRVMESQPPPIYTVIPGKSHRRDTPDARHLPGFSQIEGLVVDRDITFGDLAGTIELFTGEYFGPGRHSRLRPGFFPFTEPSAEFEVTCHVCGGSGCRTCSHTGWIELGGCGMVDPNVFAAVGIDAEEWSGFAFGFGIDRLAQMKYGLEDMRVFLDNDIRFLSQF
- a CDS encoding phenylalanine--tRNA ligase subunit beta; this encodes MLVPLSWLRDFAPDLGDDARALTDTFNELGLVVDGVETVGKGLDDVVVARVLEVGPIAGADYIQRVALDAGPGDVVEVVCGARNFGAGDLVALARVGAVLPGDVEITRRKLKGVESNGMICSARELHLGHDAEGIMVLATGTPGQTLAEALGLTPDVVFDLDIETNRPDALCMAGVARDVAAKLRLPFVLPDPSPPGPGTEVNIEIESPELCPRFSATVLGGVKVTASSRMVQRRLTVAGMRPINNVVDASNYVMLELGQPTHPYDLARLPGGGLRVRAARPGERLVTLDGVERVLGEGPSPDCLICDAESTPVGIAGIMGGASSEIATDTTTVLLEAAYFTPMAIARTAKRVGVRSEASVRFERGCDPESVDRAIARFCELLPDAAVQAGPFVVDAPRYLPTPRRVEVRTARVNAILGTQLSDAQVRSYLTPIGFRTEPVGDGLNEVEIPTFRPDSEREIDVIEEVARHHGYANIERTVPPSPLVGNLTPYQRERRLVRDILLGAGCTEAFGLSLLAPGDLERAGLDDRPLVLTNPLVREESVLRTSMLPGMLRAVTFNHSHQRHDLRLFEIGNVYPRPESPEQPLPDERERLAVVLTGLGGDAVGAARVWSVLAGALRLDGVRLDAGRVAGLHPTRTARLLDRNGEELGVVGEVDPDVLQAHAIAGRVGWIECDLGRLLATARRSDQARPVSRFPSNDIDLAFEVEESTPAAAVEATLREAGGPLLDDLRLFDVYRGPGLAEGRRSLAYRLSFCALDRTLTDDEVAEARRRCIDAVEATHPARLRG
- a CDS encoding N-acetyl-gamma-glutamyl-phosphate reductase — encoded protein: MHRTGIVGASGYTGAELLRLLAAHPELDVAWATGDTQAGNRVAAVYPSLSAAYPSLTFGRYDASAADGLDLVFCGLPHGESQQLMPELRKRVGRVVDLAADFRLRDPAVYRQWYGEAHQCPDLIADFAYGLPELFRPEIAAADAVAAAGCYPTAAALALAPLVAAGTIDPGGVVVDAASGVSGAGRSLKQTTHFGTANEDFTAYGLLDHRHTPEIEQASRASVLFTPHLAPMTRGILATCYARPRGATSTASLLELLHARYDAEPFVVVSEEPPSTKATWGSNTAHLTARFDARTGWVVVLCAIDNLVKGASGQAIQCANLLLGLDETAGLPTVGVYP
- the argJ gene encoding bifunctional glutamate N-acetyltransferase/amino-acid acetyltransferase ArgJ, giving the protein MSVTAAAGFVAAGVHCGIKAGGVPDLALVATDDASPVSAAAVFTSNLATAAPVLVSRAHLGATWGRAAAVVLNSGNANAATGKPGHDDAERMCALVAGELGCAVEEVLVCSTGLIGIPLPMTAIENGVKPLVRGRSPDGGGDAAEAIRTTDTHRKEVVVRGHGFTVGGMAKGAAMLAPDMATMLAVLTTDAACDPSTLRAALVDAMDESFNSLSVDGCTSTNDTVIILAGGRAGPASADSLRDAVARACRDLAEQMAGDAEGATRVVRVRVKGAQSVDDARRAARKVAESQLVKCSLFGADPYWGRVMSELGSAGVGFDPERASVAYGDTVVASDGVAVDHDAASVRGHLAGRHVEIVAHLGMGDAEASMLTNDLTPAYIDENMRTS
- the argB gene encoding acetylglutamate kinase; amino-acid sequence: MNASGKAHVLAEALPYIRRFWDKVVVVKYGGAAMDDPAQAVLFAQDIVLMRSVGMRPVVVHGGGPQIGQLMARLGKEPEFRDGLRVTDADTLDIARMVLVGKVNRDIVSAINVHDPLAVGMSGEDAGLITATARSPELGFVGDVDTVNASILERVLAQGLIPVVATIGSDVGGQAYNINADTAAGAVAEALGAEKLVYLTNVEGLRRDADDPATLVSSIAVDELEAMIDSGALEGGMIPKVTSCVRAVRKGVGHAHILDGRMPHALLLEIFTPEGVGTMVSP
- a CDS encoding acetylornithine transaminase, whose product is MPTYPEPPVTFVRGEGARLWDADGKCYLDFLGGLAVTSLGHAHPEVADALCDQARTLLHVSNLFGTTVGPEVAATLDRLVGGPSGRVFFCNSGAEANECAIKLARKWAGPGRYAVVSAYGSFHGRTLATLHATGQPQKHEPFQPLPEGFRHVAWDDLDALDASLDASVVAAVLLEPVQGEGGVNPATPAYFQGVRRLCDERGCLLIVDEVQTGLGRTGKWFGFQHLGVEPDVVTMAKALGNGVPIGACWARDDVAAAFVPGDHATTFGGQPLATSAARAVLEVMQREDVRARATAAGARLTKGLDSIAAIARVRGLGLLVAAELRDRPSRDAVAAALDAGLVVNAVTESAVRLAPSLLVTDDEVDEAVSILTAVLA
- the argF gene encoding ornithine carbamoyltransferase; the protein is MAVLDRAEQPSPPPVLAGLGAALLFEKPSNRTRNSMEMAVVQLGGHPISMRGDELGFDSRESVEDVARTLSCYHAVIAARVFEHSKVLRLATAATVPVVNLLSDDAHPCQSLADLLTIRQRFGSLAGLTVAWVGDGNNVCRSLVLAADRAGMEMRVATPSGYEPGVPAHVTDDPVEAVKEANVVCTDVWASMGREDEAVARRRAFAGFTVTPQLMQQARPDAIFLHCLPAHRGEEVAAEVIDGPQSAVWQQARNRLHAQRGLLLWLLEHA
- the argR gene encoding arginine repressor, which codes for MAAGAEPPARAARSAPVAPGARLRLAKPQRQHRLARLLENHAVSSQAQAVELLAADGVLATQATVSRDLDELGAVKVRVPGGDTVYAIPEHAKERIAPEDHLKRVFGDWVVEVAHSANLVILRTPPGSAHVVASAIDRAGLADVLGTVAGDDTLMVVVSERAGGAKVARRLSALAGL
- a CDS encoding argininosuccinate synthase; the protein is MKRVVLAYSGGLDTSVAVRWLGEELGVEVIALAADVGQGGDFDEIRRRALAAGAVEAVVVDCREEFARDFVAPALKANAKYEGKYPLVSALSRPLIAKHMVAAAREHGADAVAHGCTGKGNDQVRFEVSTRALAPDLDVVAPVRGWGLTREQSIEYAERFDIPITVTKASPYSIDQNLWGRTIECGILEDPWEQPPEEVYELTTPTATEPTELVLRFEQGVPVAIDGRVLPLHELVDEVTRVVGSYGWGRIDMVENRRVGIKSREVYECPGALALLMAHADLEDITLERDLAHEKARLEPRYADLVYDGLWFSPLKQALDAFVDESQRFVTGEVRLRCEVPGRCLAVGRRSEVGLYDYGLATYEAADRFRHDHSEGFVRLWGLGVETWAARQALSGEPRRRDERQ